In a single window of the Salvelinus alpinus chromosome 15, SLU_Salpinus.1, whole genome shotgun sequence genome:
- the LOC139540266 gene encoding alpha-parvin-like isoform X2, with product MGCRALCPPVSELQEEGMNAINLPLSPTQYELDPEDTMLEENEVRTMVDPNSKNDQKLQELQKVLIDWINDVLVGERIIVKDLAEDLYDGQVLQKLFEKLEGEKLNVAEVTQSEIAQKQKLQTVLERINDSIKVSARSIKWNVDSVHAKSIVAILHLLVALSQHFRAPIRLPDHVSIQVVVVQKREGILQSRQIQEEITGNTEALSGRHERDAFDTLFDHAPDKLNVVKKTLITFVNKHLNKLNLEVAELDTQFADGVYLVLLMGLLEGYFVPLYNFFLTPENFEQQVHNVSFSFELMQDGGLERPKPRPEDIVNCDLKSTLRVLYNLFTRYRNVE from the exons TGTCTGAGCTCCAGGAAGAGGGGATGAATGCCATCAACCTGCCCTTGAGCCCCACCCAATACGAGCTGGACCCAGAAGACACCATGCTAG AGGAGAATGAGGTCCGCACCATGGTCGACCCAAACTCCAAGAACGACCAGAAACTCCAGGAACTCCAGAAGGTGTTGATCGACTGGATCAATGATGTGTTGGTGGGGGAGAGGATCATCGTGAAGGACCTGGCTGAGGATCTATACGACGGGCAGGTTCTGCAGAAACTCTTTG AGAAGCTGGAGGGGGAGAAGCTAAACGTAGCTGAGGTGACCCAGTCGGAGATCGCCCAGAAACAGAAACTGCAGACGGTGCTGGAGAGGATCAATGACTCCATCAAGGTCTCTGCCAGGAGCATCAAATGGAACGTGGACT CGGTCCATGCTAAGAGTATAGTGGCCATTCTTCACCTGTTGGTGGCGCTATCTCAGCACTTCAGAGCACCAATCAGACTTCCTGATCACGTGTCCATCCAAGTAGTGGTGGTTCAG AAAAGGGAGGGGATTCTGCAATCTCGCCAGATCCAGGAGGAGATCACGGGCAATACAGA gGCTTTATCTGGCAGACATG AGCGAGATGCTTTCGACACCCTGTTTGATCACGCTCCAGACAAGCTCAATGTGGTAAAAAAG ACTCTCATCACCTTTGTGAACAAACACTTGAACAAGCTCAATCTGGAGGTGGCTGAACTGGACACACAG TTTGCTGACGGTGTGTACCTTGTTCTGCTGATGGGATTGCTGGAGGGCTACTTTGTTCCACTCTATAATTTCTTCCTGACTCCTGAGAACTTTGAACAACAG GTGCACAATGTGTCCTTCTCTTTTGAGCTGATGCAAGACGGAGGTTTGGAGAGACCCAAACCTAGACCTGAAG ATATCGTGAACTGTGACCTCAAGTCAACCCTGAGGGTGCTTTACAACCTCTTCACCAGGTACAGAAACGTGGAGTGA